A window from Zavarzinia compransoris encodes these proteins:
- a CDS encoding VOC family protein — protein MRPFHLAFPVGDLDAAKAFYGTALGCTAGRSTAAWADFDLYGHQLSAHLRPGWQGAGEGTGGVDGDAVPIPHFGVVLTMPQWQALRARLEARDDIRWILTPKVRFVGQPGEQATLFILDPSGNALEFKGFASDEGIFAPQ, from the coding sequence ATGCGCCCCTTCCATCTCGCCTTTCCGGTCGGCGACCTCGACGCCGCCAAAGCCTTCTACGGCACGGCGCTGGGCTGCACCGCCGGCCGCAGCACCGCGGCCTGGGCCGATTTCGACCTCTACGGCCACCAGCTCAGCGCCCATCTCCGCCCCGGCTGGCAAGGTGCCGGAGAGGGGACCGGCGGCGTCGACGGCGATGCGGTGCCGATCCCGCATTTCGGCGTCGTCCTGACCATGCCGCAATGGCAGGCCCTGCGCGCCCGGCTGGAAGCGCGGGACGATATCCGCTGGATCCTGACGCCCAAGGTCCGCTTCGTCGGCCAGCCGGGGGAGCAGGCGACGCTGTTCATCCTCGATCCGTCCGGCAATGCCCTGGAATTCAAGGGTTTCGCCAGCGACGAAGGGATTTTCGCGCCGCAATGA
- a CDS encoding 2-hydroxyacid dehydrogenase translates to MSIAYLCRYDAATAAEELEILRAVIGEPIVMGPPHGDLDEAALAAVEIAVVANPAPGILARMPGLGLIQSLWAGVDGLLADRTIPPAVPLARLVDPLLATAMAEAVVAHVMALHRQLPAYREQQAVRRWQRLAQPFAAECPVGILGLGEMGRAAIDLLRPLGFPILGWSRSAGADALARLQAEARIVVNLLPLTAETCHILAAPFLSRLRAGAALINFGRGGHQVVPDILAALDAGRLSHAVLDVFETEPLPDDSPLWRHPKVTVTPHVAAETDAVSAARCTAANIAAFRAGRPVAGLVDRAKGY, encoded by the coding sequence ATGAGCATCGCCTATCTCTGCCGCTACGATGCCGCCACCGCCGCCGAGGAACTGGAGATCCTGCGCGCGGTGATCGGCGAGCCGATCGTGATGGGCCCGCCCCACGGCGACCTGGACGAGGCGGCCTTGGCCGCGGTCGAGATCGCCGTCGTCGCCAATCCGGCCCCGGGCATCCTGGCCCGCATGCCCGGCCTCGGCCTGATCCAGAGCCTTTGGGCCGGCGTCGACGGCCTGCTGGCCGACCGCACCATCCCGCCCGCCGTGCCGCTGGCCCGCCTGGTCGATCCCCTGCTGGCGACCGCCATGGCGGAAGCGGTGGTCGCCCATGTCATGGCCCTGCACCGGCAATTGCCGGCCTATCGCGAACAGCAGGCGGTGCGGCGCTGGCAGCGCCTGGCCCAGCCCTTCGCCGCGGAATGCCCGGTCGGCATTCTCGGGCTCGGCGAAATGGGGCGGGCGGCGATCGACCTGCTGCGCCCCCTCGGCTTTCCCATCCTGGGGTGGAGCCGGTCGGCGGGGGCGGACGCCTTGGCGCGGCTTCAGGCGGAGGCGCGGATCGTCGTCAACCTGCTGCCCCTGACGGCGGAAACCTGCCATATCCTGGCGGCGCCCTTCTTGTCGCGCCTGCGCGCCGGGGCGGCCCTGATCAATTTCGGCCGGGGCGGCCATCAGGTGGTGCCCGACATTCTCGCCGCCCTCGATGCCGGCCGATTGTCCCATGCCGTGCTCGACGTCTTCGAGACCGAGCCCCTGCCGGACGACAGTCCCCTGTGGCGGCACCCCAAGGTGACCGTAACGCCCCATGTGGCGGCGGAAACCGATGCCGTCTCGGCGGCGCGCTGCACCGCCGCCAATATCGCCGCCTTCAGGGCCGGCCGCCCGGTCGCCGGCCTAGTCGACCGGGCCAAGGGGTATTGA
- a CDS encoding metallopeptidase family protein, translated as MTHAKFLDRLLAPSLEDIEALAAQALAEIPPALRDRVRGIVIRVDEFADEETLEQMGIEDPFTLTGLYRGVPLRDKSVGDSGAIPDMIFLYRRPILDEWCETGATLGGLVREVLIHEIGHHFGFSDDDMDALD; from the coding sequence ATGACTCACGCGAAGTTTCTCGACCGGCTGCTCGCCCCCAGCCTCGAAGACATCGAGGCCCTGGCGGCCCAGGCCCTTGCGGAAATCCCGCCCGCCCTGCGGGACCGGGTGCGCGGCATCGTGATTCGGGTCGACGAATTCGCCGACGAAGAGACGCTGGAACAGATGGGGATCGAGGATCCCTTCACCCTGACCGGCCTCTATCGCGGCGTGCCCTTGCGCGACAAGTCGGTCGGCGATTCGGGGGCGATCCCGGACATGATCTTCCTCTACCGCCGGCCCATCCTCGACGAATGGTGCGAGACCGGGGCCACCCTCGGCGGCCTGGTGCGGGAAGTCCTGATCCACGAGATCGGGCACCATTTCGGCTTCTCCGACGACGACATGGACGCGCTGGACTGA
- a CDS encoding 4a-hydroxytetrahydrobiopterin dehydratase yields the protein MRQKLSDEAKALALATLPNWHLSAERDAIERRLVLKDFSQAFAFMTRVAIAAEQLDHHPEWFNVYRTVDILLSTHDVDGLSDLDIALARRIDAFAADFGL from the coding sequence ATGCGCCAGAAACTGTCCGACGAAGCCAAGGCGCTGGCCCTCGCCACCCTGCCGAACTGGCACCTGTCGGCGGAGCGCGACGCCATCGAGCGCCGGCTGGTGCTCAAGGATTTCAGCCAGGCTTTCGCCTTCATGACCCGGGTCGCCATCGCCGCCGAGCAGTTGGACCACCACCCGGAATGGTTCAACGTCTACCGGACCGTCGACATATTGCTTTCGACCCATGACGTCGACGGCCTGTCCGACCTCGACATCGCGCTCGCCCGCCGGATCGACGCCTTCGCGGCCGATTTCGGCCTCTGA
- a CDS encoding sigma-70 family RNA polymerase sigma factor — MTGKPDAPAKHDTPAKPAGFDIRAEVIAVMPHLRAFARFLTGHRERADDLVQDAVVRALTAAHQFQPGTNFKAWMFTILRNLFYNEGRKSRVKMDTLEEIHEHQHSAGPTQEAGLEFDDFRRAFWRLTEEQREVLILVGASGVSYEEAAEICGCAVGTIKSRVSRARAQLTKLLGGSEMGSRLEESGPMPAEMAAFLALGGAPGKGR, encoded by the coding sequence GTGACCGGCAAGCCCGACGCCCCGGCCAAGCACGATACCCCGGCCAAGCCGGCGGGTTTCGACATCCGGGCCGAGGTGATCGCGGTCATGCCGCACCTGCGCGCCTTCGCCCGCTTCCTGACCGGCCACCGCGAACGCGCCGACGACCTGGTGCAGGATGCGGTGGTGCGCGCCCTGACCGCGGCCCATCAGTTCCAGCCGGGGACCAATTTCAAGGCCTGGATGTTCACCATCCTGCGCAACCTCTTCTACAACGAGGGGCGGAAGTCGCGGGTGAAGATGGACACGCTCGAGGAAATCCACGAGCACCAGCATTCGGCGGGCCCGACCCAGGAGGCCGGCCTGGAGTTCGACGATTTCCGCCGCGCCTTCTGGCGCCTGACCGAGGAACAGCGCGAAGTGCTGATCCTGGTCGGCGCCAGCGGCGTCTCCTACGAGGAGGCGGCGGAGATCTGCGGCTGCGCCGTCGGCACGATCAAGAGCCGGGTCTCGCGTGCCCGCGCCCAGCTCACCAAATTGCTCGGCGGCTCGGAAATGGGCTCCCGGCTTGAGGAATCGGGCCCCATGCCGGCGGAAATGGCGGCCTTCCTGGCCCTCGGCGGCGCCCCCGGCAAGGGCCGCTGA
- a CDS encoding NepR family anti-sigma factor produces MPEKSKRTKPKGDPKAGGANPGGANPGGGGNAWVDDGLRKLYDDVAAEPLPQDLLDLLNEIDPDKLSGGGKP; encoded by the coding sequence ATGCCCGAAAAGAGCAAACGGACCAAACCCAAAGGCGACCCCAAGGCGGGCGGCGCCAATCCCGGCGGCGCCAATCCCGGTGGTGGCGGCAACGCCTGGGTCGACGACGGCCTGCGCAAGCTCTATGACGATGTCGCGGCCGAGCCCCTGCCCCAGGACCTGCTCGACCTTCTCAACGAGATCGATCCCGACAAGCTGAGCGGCGGGGGCAAGCCGTGA
- a CDS encoding response regulator, translating into MTDLKFGIAQHLPYLRRYARALTGNQGVGDGLIRAALQSLASGKAAIDPDRDLKPQLYSLVHAAADAAPATAGAAAGGGRDAKVQAKLGLLPSAERRALLLTSLEAMTRAEVASVLGRPVEEVSALLDHARDELARQDPARVLVIEDEPIIALHIAEIVREAGHEVVGIATRKSEAVALAAEHRPGLVLADIQLDDGSTGIEAAQEILQSLDVPVIFVTAFPERLLTGERMEPTFLVSKPFDPETLVVTIGQALFHHPGR; encoded by the coding sequence ATGACCGATTTGAAGTTTGGTATCGCGCAGCACCTGCCCTATCTCCGCCGTTATGCCCGGGCACTGACCGGCAACCAGGGGGTGGGCGACGGCCTGATCCGCGCCGCCCTGCAATCGCTGGCCTCGGGCAAGGCCGCGATCGATCCCGACCGCGACCTGAAGCCCCAGCTTTACAGCCTCGTCCATGCCGCCGCCGATGCCGCCCCGGCGACCGCGGGCGCCGCCGCCGGCGGCGGGCGTGATGCCAAGGTCCAGGCGAAGCTCGGCCTGCTGCCCTCGGCGGAGCGGCGCGCGCTCTTGCTGACCTCGCTCGAAGCCATGACCCGGGCCGAGGTGGCGTCGGTGCTCGGCCGGCCGGTCGAGGAGGTTTCCGCCCTGCTCGACCATGCCCGGGACGAATTGGCGCGCCAGGACCCGGCCCGCGTCCTCGTCATCGAGGACGAGCCGATCATCGCCCTTCATATCGCCGAAATCGTGCGCGAGGCGGGCCACGAGGTGGTCGGCATCGCGACCCGGAAGAGCGAGGCGGTGGCGCTGGCCGCCGAGCACCGGCCGGGCCTGGTGCTGGCCGACATCCAGCTGGACGACGGTTCGACCGGGATCGAGGCGGCGCAGGAAATCCTGCAATCGCTGGACGTTCCCGTCATCTTCGTCACCGCCTTCCCCGAACGGCTGCTGACCGGCGAGCGCATGGAGCCGACCTTTCTGGTCTCGAAACCCTTCGACCCGGAAACCCTGGTCGTCACCATCGGCCAGGCCCTGTTCCATCACCCGGGCCGCTGA
- a CDS encoding sensor histidine kinase codes for MTGLFRLFDPLRARLAALMLVVLAAPAAGGAIVAMRAYDEQTRRAETQVHQFAALAAAHERDFFSDTWRLLVGLAADLTLPSAGTRCPRIFSAFPDIYPEYGSLALIAPDGRQVCSTDRSAKGPVNHAEADWFQRVMQLRDFTLSDQVLDPAAANPTLVAAMPIIGETDTVAGIIAVWIKLDRLERVARDAGLPDDGVVYVLDRKGDVLTRRTGAVLGDGGLPQPDLIAQVVNDEVLEFRADSLDGRERAYSVVVLQGGAIHVLFGLPVASTFAWIDRDLNSRLILLGVTVLAALAAAVVGGHFLVTRWVRNLRGLAADYTAGRLDQQVDLTGAPAELRELGQGFVTMGRRVALREADLKRTIAEKDVLIREIHHRVKNNLQTVLSMLSLRLRALREPGAKAALGDVEMRVKALALVQRHLYLDDAASLVDVAALLGELAASLTAARGDIRLEVDLPALAVDQDRATPLALAVTELLTNALTHGLPPGTGGTIRLRAEAAADGTIALTLADDGKGFTPGAGGGLGLLLMPGLAKQMGGEAKVESAPGKGTAWTLVIPPKA; via the coding sequence GTGACGGGCCTGTTCCGCCTGTTCGACCCCTTACGCGCGCGGCTCGCCGCCCTCATGCTGGTGGTGCTGGCGGCGCCGGCGGCGGGCGGCGCCATCGTCGCCATGCGCGCCTATGACGAACAGACGCGGCGGGCGGAAACCCAGGTCCATCAATTCGCGGCGCTGGCCGCGGCCCACGAGCGGGATTTCTTTTCCGATACCTGGCGCCTGCTGGTCGGGCTGGCCGCCGATCTCACCCTGCCGTCGGCGGGGACGCGCTGCCCGCGCATCTTCAGCGCCTTTCCCGACATTTACCCCGAATACGGCAGCCTCGCCCTGATCGCGCCCGACGGCCGCCAAGTCTGCTCCACCGACCGCAGCGCCAAAGGCCCGGTCAATCACGCCGAGGCGGACTGGTTCCAGCGGGTGATGCAATTGCGCGATTTCACCCTGTCCGACCAGGTGCTGGACCCGGCGGCGGCCAACCCGACCCTGGTCGCGGCCATGCCGATCATCGGCGAGACCGATACGGTCGCCGGCATCATCGCGGTCTGGATCAAGCTGGACCGGCTGGAACGGGTGGCGCGCGACGCCGGCCTGCCGGACGACGGCGTCGTCTATGTCCTCGATCGCAAGGGCGACGTGCTGACCCGGCGCACCGGCGCCGTTCTCGGCGACGGCGGCCTGCCCCAGCCCGACCTGATCGCCCAGGTGGTGAACGACGAGGTGCTGGAATTCCGCGCCGACAGCCTGGACGGGCGCGAACGGGCCTATTCGGTGGTGGTGCTGCAGGGCGGGGCGATCCATGTCCTGTTCGGCCTGCCCGTCGCCTCGACCTTCGCCTGGATCGACCGCGACCTGAATTCGCGCCTGATCCTGCTCGGGGTCACCGTGCTGGCGGCGCTGGCCGCCGCCGTGGTCGGCGGTCATTTCCTGGTGACGCGCTGGGTGCGCAACCTGCGCGGCCTTGCCGCCGATTACACCGCCGGGCGCCTGGACCAGCAGGTGGACCTGACCGGCGCGCCGGCGGAACTGCGCGAGCTGGGCCAGGGCTTCGTCACCATGGGGCGGCGCGTGGCGCTGCGCGAGGCGGACCTGAAGCGCACCATCGCGGAAAAGGACGTGCTGATCCGCGAAATCCACCACCGGGTGAAGAACAACCTGCAAACCGTGCTGTCCATGCTGTCGCTGCGCCTGCGGGCCCTGCGCGAGCCGGGGGCGAAGGCGGCGCTCGGCGATGTCGAGATGCGGGTGAAGGCGCTGGCCCTGGTCCAGCGCCATCTCTATCTCGACGATGCGGCCAGCCTCGTCGATGTCGCCGCCCTGCTCGGCGAACTGGCGGCCAGCCTGACGGCGGCGCGCGGCGACATCCGGCTGGAGGTGGATCTGCCCGCCCTGGCCGTCGACCAGGACCGGGCGACGCCGCTGGCCCTGGCGGTCACCGAATTGCTGACCAATGCCCTGACCCATGGCCTGCCGCCCGGCACCGGCGGCACCATCCGCCTGCGCGCCGAGGCGGCGGCGGACGGCACGATCGCCCTGACCCTGGCCGACGATGGCAAGGGCTTCACCCCGGGGGCGGGCGGCGGCCTCGGCCTGCTGCTGATGCCGGGGCTGGCGAAGCAGATGGGCGGCGAGGCCAAGGTCGAGAGCGCGCCCGGCAAGGGCACGGCCTGGACCCTGGTCATTCCCCCGAAGGCATGA
- a CDS encoding diacylglycerol kinase family protein yields MRITVVMNEKAGTLAQGDGHAIATGVRNAFAHAGHTVNVAAVKPRDMQSAVQRSITTKPDVLVVGGGDGSLNGALNMLGRAPIALGVLPLGTMNLTARDIGLPPDPVDAAKAMARGTIAPVDVANLNGTRFLHAAVLGFYPWMVLDRDRARRRRGLSKWPAMIRAGWRALFRRHELEIDVDLGTDAGDRVQLRTPLLVVANNRFVDGAGPVPTRASLADGELAVYVAETTGPLSLLRLAAAVAAGRWESAPGIHFAACRSLTVASSRRRLRVAVDGELMHFEPPLSFRLEQGRLYFLMPSGE; encoded by the coding sequence ATGCGGATCACGGTGGTGATGAATGAAAAGGCGGGCACCCTGGCGCAGGGCGACGGCCATGCCATCGCCACCGGGGTGCGCAACGCCTTTGCCCATGCCGGCCATACGGTCAATGTCGCCGCGGTGAAGCCGCGCGACATGCAGTCGGCCGTGCAGCGGTCGATCACGACCAAGCCCGATGTCCTGGTCGTCGGCGGCGGCGACGGCAGCCTGAACGGCGCCCTCAACATGCTGGGCCGGGCGCCGATCGCCCTCGGCGTGCTGCCCCTCGGCACGATGAACCTGACCGCCCGGGATATCGGCCTGCCGCCGGACCCGGTCGATGCCGCCAAGGCCATGGCCCGGGGCACCATCGCGCCGGTCGATGTCGCCAATCTGAACGGCACCCGCTTCCTGCATGCCGCCGTGCTCGGCTTCTATCCCTGGATGGTACTGGACCGCGACCGCGCCCGGCGCCGCCGGGGCCTCAGCAAATGGCCGGCGATGATCCGGGCCGGCTGGCGCGCCCTGTTCCGCCGCCACGAACTGGAGATCGACGTCGATCTCGGCACCGATGCCGGCGACCGGGTGCAATTGCGCACGCCCCTTCTCGTCGTCGCCAACAACCGTTTCGTCGACGGGGCGGGGCCGGTGCCGACCCGCGCCAGCCTGGCCGATGGCGAACTGGCGGTCTATGTCGCCGAGACCACGGGCCCGCTTTCGCTGCTGCGCCTCGCCGCCGCGGTTGCCGCCGGGCGCTGGGAAAGCGCGCCCGGCATTCACTTCGCCGCCTGCCGCTCGCTCACCGTGGCCTCGTCCCGGCGCCGCCTGCGGGTCGCGGTCGACGGCGAACTGATGCATTTCGAGCCGCCCCTGAGCTTCCGCCTGGAACAGGGCCGGCTTTACTTCCTCATGCCTTCGGGGGAATGA
- a CDS encoding methyltransferase domain-containing protein, with amino-acid sequence MASWDPGQYARFADHRLRPAADLVARLPEGGFRAGIDLGCGGGQLTALLRARFPALPLAGIDNSPAMLDVARRHLADADFRLGDICDPGVAAGCDLIASNAAFQWLPDHRPVLAALVGGLAPGGVLAVQMPRNHAAPSHVLLAETAAAGRFAAALDGVAGIRAVDDAPDYAALLLAAGAGAVDAWATTYVHILAPAAGSHPVFEWVKGTALRPYLDALPPGLAADFAAAYRGRLAAAYPPLPDGRVLFPFRRVFFVAVK; translated from the coding sequence ATGGCAAGCTGGGACCCGGGGCAATATGCACGTTTCGCCGATCATCGCCTGCGTCCCGCTGCCGATCTGGTCGCCCGCCTGCCCGAGGGCGGCTTTCGCGCCGGAATCGACCTTGGCTGCGGCGGCGGCCAGCTGACCGCCCTGCTGCGCGCCCGTTTTCCCGCCCTGCCGCTGGCCGGCATCGACAATTCCCCCGCCATGCTGGACGTGGCGCGCCGCCACCTGGCGGACGCGGACTTCAGACTGGGGGATATTTGTGACCCTGGCGTGGCGGCAGGCTGCGACCTGATCGCTTCCAACGCCGCCTTCCAATGGCTGCCGGACCATCGGCCGGTGCTGGCGGCGCTGGTCGGGGGCCTTGCGCCCGGCGGCGTCCTTGCCGTGCAGATGCCGCGCAACCATGCCGCCCCGTCCCATGTCCTGCTGGCGGAAACGGCGGCGGCGGGGCGCTTCGCCGCCGCCCTCGACGGGGTGGCGGGAATCAGGGCGGTGGACGACGCCCCGGATTACGCCGCCCTGCTGCTGGCGGCCGGCGCCGGCGCGGTCGATGCCTGGGCCACCACCTATGTCCATATCCTGGCGCCGGCCGCGGGCAGCCATCCGGTGTTCGAATGGGTGAAGGGCACGGCGCTTCGCCCCTATCTCGATGCCCTGCCGCCCGGCCTTGCAGCCGACTTCGCCGCCGCCTATCGCGGGCGGCTGGCGGCGGCCTATCCGCCGCTGCCCGACGGCAGGGTCCTGTTCCCCTTCCGCCGGGTCTTCTTCGTTGCGGTGAAATAG
- a CDS encoding NAD(P)H-dependent flavin oxidoreductase — protein sequence MTLHTPLCDLLGIEHPVMLAGMGGVAFGEVCAAVSEAGGYGCLGMAALPPEKIREEMRKVRRLTGKPFAVDLLTALPETLVNAVDIIIDEGASAFVAGLGVPAPIMARLKAAGLKVMAVCGTVNHGLKAQAAGCDAVIAQGTEGGGHTGRVAGMALIPQMVDALSIPVVAAGSIVDGRGLAAALSFGAVGVWMGTRFIASAEANAAPGYKQAILDAGDEDTLITRCFTGKTLRAIKNDYTAEWEGRQAEIQPFPIQAMVSGQNGANRTLQGVTEDIDPARVCLAAGQGAGAIREILPAGEILRRTVAEAEAVIARLPGLVAAR from the coding sequence ATGACCCTGCACACGCCCCTTTGTGATCTTCTCGGTATCGAACATCCGGTGATGCTGGCCGGCATGGGCGGCGTCGCCTTCGGCGAGGTCTGCGCCGCCGTTTCCGAGGCCGGCGGCTATGGCTGCCTGGGCATGGCCGCGCTGCCGCCGGAGAAGATCCGCGAGGAAATGCGCAAGGTCCGCCGCCTGACCGGCAAGCCCTTCGCCGTCGACCTGCTCACCGCCCTGCCCGAGACCCTGGTCAATGCCGTCGACATCATCATCGACGAGGGGGCGAGCGCCTTCGTCGCCGGCCTCGGCGTGCCGGCCCCGATCATGGCCAGGCTGAAGGCGGCCGGCCTCAAGGTGATGGCGGTCTGCGGCACGGTGAACCACGGCCTGAAGGCGCAGGCCGCGGGCTGCGACGCCGTGATCGCGCAAGGCACCGAGGGCGGCGGCCATACCGGCCGGGTGGCGGGCATGGCCCTGATCCCGCAGATGGTCGACGCCCTGTCGATCCCGGTGGTCGCCGCCGGTTCCATCGTCGACGGCCGCGGCCTCGCCGCCGCGCTTTCGTTCGGCGCGGTCGGGGTCTGGATGGGCACGCGCTTCATCGCCTCGGCCGAAGCCAATGCCGCCCCCGGTTACAAGCAGGCGATCCTCGATGCCGGCGACGAGGACACGCTGATCACCCGCTGCTTCACCGGCAAGACGCTGCGCGCGATCAAGAACGACTATACCGCCGAATGGGAGGGCCGGCAGGCGGAGATCCAGCCCTTCCCGATCCAGGCCATGGTCTCGGGCCAGAACGGCGCCAACCGCACCCTTCAGGGGGTCACCGAGGATATCGACCCCGCCCGCGTCTGCCTTGCCGCCGGCCAGGGCGCCGGCGCCATCCGCGAGATCCTGCCGGCGGGCGAGATCCTGCGCCGCACGGTGGCCGAGGCGGAGGCGGTGATCGCCCGCCTGCCCGGCCTCGTCGCCGCCCGCTGA
- a CDS encoding TetR/AcrR family transcriptional regulator, translated as MPRKPRQSRAIATVDAIVEAGFISLARHGPTGTTTRHIAEIAGISVGSLYEYFANKEEIHAAMNRHFVAAIVGVIRPLIPRLVRMEIEPAIIALAAAFGDFLTRNDERYLKYGRATIAAHQAMDFGAVSAALTELLLQYVMQHPALTRLPDLAVMNHIFIQGGIFVVLKHLSDPDPPFGYDALAQGLARMVAHYVTIELQRADKARIEEARIEEEGGDPHDPAHAPL; from the coding sequence ATGCCCCGGAAACCCAGGCAAAGCCGCGCCATCGCCACCGTCGACGCCATCGTCGAGGCGGGGTTCATCAGCCTCGCCCGCCACGGCCCGACGGGAACGACGACGCGCCATATCGCCGAGATCGCAGGCATCAGCGTCGGCTCGCTCTACGAATATTTCGCCAATAAGGAAGAGATCCACGCGGCGATGAACCGGCATTTCGTCGCCGCCATCGTCGGCGTGATCCGGCCCCTGATCCCCCGCCTCGTGCGGATGGAGATCGAACCCGCGATCATCGCCCTGGCGGCGGCCTTCGGCGATTTCCTGACGCGCAACGACGAGCGTTACCTGAAGTACGGGCGGGCCACGATCGCCGCGCACCAGGCGATGGATTTCGGCGCCGTCTCGGCGGCCCTGACCGAATTGCTGCTGCAATACGTCATGCAGCACCCGGCGCTGACCCGGCTGCCCGACCTCGCGGTGATGAACCATATCTTCATCCAGGGCGGGATCTTCGTCGTCCTCAAGCATCTCTCGGACCCGGATCCGCCCTTCGGCTATGACGCGCTGGCGCAAGGCCTGGCGCGCATGGTCGCCCATTATGTCACCATCGAACTGCAACGGGCCGACAAGGCCCGGATCGAAGAAGCCCGGATCGAAGAAGAAGGAGGAGACCCCCATGACCCTGCACACGCCCCTTTGTGA
- a CDS encoding metal-dependent hydrolase, with protein MSAVPTSASVGVPPRNMVFDHEGAEKRYPFYDGNALASLMFVVFSGIFPPGERFFVDSVRAFRDRIEDPVLKAQVSGFIGQEALHGREHDRLNQAFAARGIAVEVPERYVRWSLRQLKRLPRRQQLACTLFMEHFTAHLAERWLKDERFKATSEPEMMKLWLWHALEELEHKAVAYDVFEAVGGTWGERAAAGALVVGVLLPGVLASWGVLLAKEGQAGDLRGNLRGLGHLFGRQGFLTGVIRRMPDFFGRRFHPRRHDTAALEAEWREILFGAEGRLNAEFRNREALAAAAA; from the coding sequence ATGTCAGCGGTTCCAACCAGTGCGAGCGTCGGCGTGCCGCCCCGCAACATGGTGTTCGACCACGAGGGGGCGGAGAAGCGCTATCCCTTCTATGACGGCAATGCGCTGGCCAGCCTGATGTTCGTGGTCTTCTCGGGGATTTTCCCGCCGGGCGAGCGCTTCTTCGTCGACAGCGTGCGCGCCTTCCGCGACCGGATCGAGGATCCGGTCCTCAAGGCCCAGGTCTCGGGCTTCATCGGCCAGGAGGCGCTGCACGGGCGCGAGCACGACCGGCTGAACCAGGCCTTCGCCGCGCGCGGCATCGCCGTCGAGGTGCCGGAGCGCTATGTCCGCTGGTCGCTGCGCCAGCTGAAGCGCCTGCCGCGCCGCCAGCAGCTGGCCTGCACCCTGTTCATGGAACATTTCACCGCCCATCTGGCCGAGCGCTGGCTGAAGGACGAGCGCTTCAAGGCGACTTCCGAGCCGGAAATGATGAAACTCTGGCTGTGGCACGCGCTCGAGGAACTGGAACACAAGGCCGTCGCCTATGACGTCTTCGAGGCGGTGGGCGGCACCTGGGGCGAGCGGGCGGCGGCGGGGGCGCTGGTGGTCGGCGTGCTGCTGCCCGGCGTCCTGGCCAGTTGGGGCGTGCTGCTGGCGAAGGAAGGGCAGGCCGGCGATCTTCGCGGCAACCTGCGCGGGCTCGGCCACCTGTTCGGGCGGCAGGGTTTCCTGACCGGGGTGATCCGCCGCATGCCGGATTTCTTCGGCCGCCGCTTCCATCCCCGCCGGCACGACACGGCGGCGCTCGAAGCCGAATGGCGCGAGATCCTGTTCGGCGCCGAGGGCAGGCTGAACGCCGAATTCCGCAACCGCGAGGCCCTGGCGGCGGCGGCGGCCTGA